Genomic segment of Plasmodium vinckei vinckei genome assembly, chromosome: PVVCY_10:
CATAAAAGCAAAGTTATTACATACtctaaaattaattattaatttatatatataattaaccATATTATATGGCATTTATTtagaaaaaggaaaatattaaatttgaatACAAATTGtgtttttgatttattagaaataatataaaagtaatatttcaaattgaataataatatatataaatacatggaattcaaataatgagatacaaatacatttttaacaatTACATAATAACACATTCctaattctttatatatttataataatatagaattggtgatatctttattataaatcTAGATAATACATAGTTCTCTCTATACAAGCGTATAACAATTAggaaatatgttttatttaaacacATTGAAAGGgttaaacaaaattatacaatGAAGATACtccaaatattattaagaaTAGCGATATTTCgcatatgataaaaatatttcacaAAAATCACAAAATAAGGATACTTATTTGAATTGCAATAAaagttaatataaattttgtttcattatattattgtatattattttaaaatgattattattgagaataatattaatattccGTTTAACTACTGACAATTTCATAAAGACACGAAATtgcataaattattttggtATAGTATATTAGttttctataaaaatgatattatgCCAATCTACAgattaaaaacaaaattccATTACAATGGATCCCAATGGAGTGATAAATAAccttattttaaaataaaacatgtCTATCCcttatttattgtttttgaTTTGTCTACaaatcattattaaatatatacaaacttACGCAGACTGATCCTGTGCCATTTATtaatctatttttttttgttaattttttttgtttataaaagaaagaaCAATTCTTTAGggttataaatttaataacttatatttaaagtcgaatttaaaaaatttataaatttaaagaataataaatagtgaatatgttcattaatataaagaattgctatatatatatgacaCATGTCACGGGTTTGTctcttattttataataaaacataaaataaattttttattataactgaattataatatttctttgtctttaattattatttataaaagcCAAAATATTGTATTGTTTAAATACAAAAGGTGTCCTAACATCTGTTAAATGAGTACGGCAAAATAAAGCGTTTCTTATTAAGTGTACTTCATTTTTCGATTTGAggacaaaataaattagtatcccttttaatatattgattatatatgtattatttttgcaatttaatatgtaattttattattcggttgaatttaatttgaaaatatgtatatttaatacaattttaatcaAAATCACATATTTGATGCTGTGTACTCTGAGATatacttttaaatataattgttgCATACCaatctataaaaaaaatttacgaaaaaatagtaaataaaatatagaatattattaactcatatttaaaattggagaaatataataaataaaaaaaaattttagaGTAAATAACAACAGCATTTTGTTAatgttttcattatatgtttgtacttattcatatataaaatatatatgtatctaatattttattattttaattgatatttattaatttggtCATATgtaaacaataatataaaaacataagtttataaaacattaaaaccgtattattaaatataccaatatattataaattgtaTTAAAAGTCTATTTGTATAACAATTTTCcctataatttattttttggaaCTTTGGTATACacgcatattttttataattaaaatattaaaagtgTACTTTTTTGAGAAAAactaatatttatttgaaaaaaaatgctgtatttatattcataaatacTTTTAATGAATATGGCGAAGTTTATTACAACAGTGACATAAATTaattctataaaaaatgcaaaaaattaataaatatgaagctatcatcattatttcgtttatttaatgaataGTGTTAAAAATGAGAgacaaaattttaaaacttgttttgttttcaaTTATTACTTGCTATTTTGAATATGCCAAAAAAGTAAGTTAcatactattttattatattttccatatttatttgttttacatTAAccttatattattgtttcaTGTATCGGTAAAAAGCTTATGCTAAGTTAAAGatacaattaaaaataattatatatatgttaatgaatatttcatttgtttGCAGGAATTATACTTTATAAACGAAAGAAAGATATATCTTGAaaggaatataataaattttaaaaataataggaTATTAGCAGATAGCAACAACCAATtcgatttaaataatttttatgaatcaACCTTGAGTCTTGCAAATCAATTTAATGACTACAATGATGGTGACGGAGAAATAACAAATGTTCGAAATGCTATAGATTCACAAATAAAGAAGTATAAGGAAAGTAATACATTAcccaatttaaataatgtagATAATAAAACGAAAAGGGTAATTCATGAACTTAGAAAAGAGTTCGAAGaagtaaaaaaagagaTTGATAATAAAAGGAATGGTGAATTAGGAATACAACTGATACAAgataaaagaataataaaaaaggatgAAAACATTTTGGAGGCgaaatatgataattttaaatatgaatatgatgaaattatatcaaataataattataaggaattaaaaactaataaaaagttaaaaaaagaagaaaaacaaCTCCTCGTGGGGGGTTTGACACTTATAGGGTCTGTTTTTGCGATAGTAGCATCAGGACAGATGTACCTACTATTACTACTTGCACCTTGTTtgcttttaatatttaagaGTTGGCggaaatttaataaatatcgctttaatatgtaaaaaatatcaaaatagccactctttattattatgttttattataattgtttaaatggttaaaaataatatatttaatattttatagcACAAAagttacattttttatattttatattttatagaataatgaaatttgatttaattgtttgctttattattatacattttttaatttaatatataataacgttatataatttatttattttttttagtatttgTTAACAACTTATTTATCCTTATTTCTATCCacatatatgatatatgaATGGATTTTGAGTTTgctcatttttaattaatatttataattatattttgtaattattttaataaacttAATTTAAACAcatttgttaataaaattaaagctATATTGCTGATTTGGGGCTTAGGTTTAAAGTTGGATTTTGGAAACCCATATTTTTGGTTAGGGTTCTGTATTATGGGGTATAGTTTTGTTATATGGAACCTGTTTTGCAATaaagttatatttttattaatttgttgATGATTTAatcatatttgtttataattgTTGATTAAAATACATACTATtcctatatatttaatctCATATGATAGagttgttatatatttatatgaagatatatgcatatatattagtgGTATagcttatttatattttaaatattaaaaattattttgttataatGAATACAAGGATATaatgaacaaaaaatatttagaaCAAACcgttgtatatatttttttatacatttaaaataaattatattatttatttattgttattatttatattaaaataaaaataaaatataaaatttcgTTAACTTATAAttggaaaattataaatttgtgAATCTTTTAAAATAGCAGCAGCAtacatttttgttataatatactttcataaatatgaaacaaattgtttatataaattaaaattaaacaaaatgtaTAAGAACAGGTTgctaatatttaatattaaataatagcaTTATTGTTTTACAATATTAGATAAAAAGGAAGTTGGAAATGAATAAAacacatatgtatattatttaaagcGTATTGCTTCGAGGAAGCgcattttattaacaagaaaatgaataaaaggATATTTAGTTTAGTGTGTATATCTTTGTATACCCTTTTGTCTGTATCAATACATTGCTTCGA
This window contains:
- a CDS encoding fam-b protein, whose amino-acid sequence is MRDKILKLVLFSIITCYFEYAKKELYFINERKIYLERNIINFKNNRILADSNNQFDLNNFYESTLSLANQFNDYNDGDGEITNVRNAIDSQIKKYKESNTLPNLNNVDNKTKRVIHELRKEFEEVKKEIDNKRNGELGIQLIQDKRIIKKDENILEAKYDNFKYEYDEIISNNNYKELKTNKKLKKEEKQLLVGGLTLIGSVFAIVASGQMYLLLLLAPCLLLIFKSWRKFNKYRFNM